The sequence below is a genomic window from Longimicrobium sp..
CGAGGCAGCGGGGGGCGTGCGGGTGTACCTGAAGCGCGAAGACCTGAACCACACCGGCGCGCACAAGATCAACAACTCGCTGGGGCAGGTGCTGCTGGCGCGGCGGATGGGCAAGTCGCGCATCATCGCCGAGACGGGCGCGGGGCAGCACGGCGTGGCCACCGCCACGGCGTGCGCGCTGTTCGGGATGGAGTGCATCGTCTACATGGGCGAGGAAGACGTCCGGCGGCAGGCGCTGAACGTGTACCGCATGAACCTGCTGGGCGCCGAGGTGCGCCCCGTGTCCAGCGGCACGCGCACCCTCAAGGACGCCACGAACGAGGCCATCCGCCACTGGGTCACCCACGTCCGCGACACGCACTACATCATCGGCTCGGTGGTGGGCCCCGATCCGTACCCCCGCATGGTCAGGGACTTCCAGTCCGTCATCGGGCGCGAGTCGCGGGCGCAGTTCCTGGAGGTGGAGGGGCGCCTCCCCGCCGCGGTGGTCGCCTGCGTGGGCGGCGGCTCCAACGCCATCGGCATGTTCCACCCGTTCGTGGGCGACGAGGGGGTGGAGCTGGTGGGGGTGGAGGCCGCGGGCGACGGGGTGGATACGCCCCGCCACGCCGCCACGCTGACCGCCGGCAAGCCGGGGGTGCTGCACGGCTGCCTGAGCTACCTGCTGCAGGACGAGGCGGGGCAGGTGGCGGCGGCGCACTCCATCTCGG
It includes:
- the trpB gene encoding tryptophan synthase subunit beta → MAFEAGAAGAAWADGMSGRFGDFGGRFVPETLVTALDELIGVYGDAAADPAFWDELGALWRDFVGRPTPLYRADRLGEAAGGVRVYLKREDLNHTGAHKINNSLGQVLLARRMGKSRIIAETGAGQHGVATATACALFGMECIVYMGEEDVRRQALNVYRMNLLGAEVRPVSSGTRTLKDATNEAIRHWVTHVRDTHYIIGSVVGPDPYPRMVRDFQSVIGRESRAQFLEVEGRLPAAVVACVGGGSNAIGMFHPFVGDEGVELVGVEAAGDGVDTPRHAATLTAGKPGVLHGCLSYLLQDEAGQVAAAHSISAGLDYPGVGPEHSYLKDAGRARYTSITDAEALDAFGRLARLEGIIPALESAHAIAYVLRDGARWKDAGPVVVCLSGRGDKDVAQVADMTGAR